From Nicotiana tabacum cultivar K326 chromosome 22, ASM71507v2, whole genome shotgun sequence, one genomic window encodes:
- the LOC107762223 gene encoding two-component response regulator-like APRR2, with protein sequence MVCTENELLGWNDFPKGLKVLLLDKDCNSASEMRSRLEQMNYIVYVFCDETEALSAISSKLEVFHLAIVEVTAGNNDGGLKFLESAKDLPTIMVSSIHSISTMMKCIALGAVEFLQKPLSDDKLRNIWQHVVHKAFNSGGKDISESLKPVKESLLSMLELQPVKSEADNENSNGAEPFTSMVENQKEPPSCCDKYPAPSTPQQKQGVRSVDDGDFQDHTILSTEQDSEVNEGDTKSVETTCCDSVAETTALVDSPGRLGEAITKEEHDSAADQKMEDHIATCSPSNDCPGNGSTRSADPSKASGLHNSRGTKANKKKMKVDWTPELHKKFVKAVEQLGIDQAIPSRILELMKVEGLTRHNVASHLQKFRMQRRQILPKEDEKRWPRPQPRDSVQRSYYPHKPIMAFPTYQSNHAPATGQFYPPWVAPGSYPNGAHMWGSPYYPGWQPSQTWHWKPHPGLYADVWGCPVTPPSFGSCPLYFQNATGLHRVEGIQNRYSTLGKSVDLHPAEEVIDKVVKEAINKPWLPLPIGLKPPSTESVLDALSKQGISTVPPRINGSLRPR encoded by the exons ATGGTTTGCACTGAGAATGAATTATTGGGTTGGAATGATTTCCCAAAAGGACTTAAAGTTCTTCTTCTTGATAAAGACTGCAATTCTGCCTCTGAGATGAGATCAAGGCTTGAGCAAATGAACTATATTG TTTACGTGTTCTGCGATGAGACTGAAGCTTTGTCTGCAATCTCAAGCAAGTTGGAAGTATTCCATCTAGCCATTGTAGAG gtaactGCTGGCAACAACGATGGAGGTCTCAAATTTCTCGAAAGTGCTAAAGATCTGCCGACTATAA TGGTGTCAAGTATTCACTCTATTAGCACCATGATGAAGTGCATAGCG CTTGGTGCAGTTGAGTTCCTTCAGAAACCACTATCAGATGATAAACTAAGAAATATATGGCAGCATGTAGTTCACAAG GCATTTAATTCTGGAGGAAAGGATATCTCTGAGTCGCTTAAGCCGGTTAAAGAATCTCTTTTGTCCATGCTAGAGCTCCAACCAGTAAAGAGTGAAGCAGATAATGAAAATTCTAATGGAGCTGAGCCTTTCACTTCAATGGTGGAAAACCAAAAAGAACCACCATCCTGCTGTGACAAATATCCagctccttcaactccgcaacAGAAACAAGGAGTAAGGTCAGTGGACGATGGTGATTTCCAAGATCATACTATCTTGTCAACTGAACAAGATAGTGAGGTGAATGAAGGGGACACAAAATCTGTCGAAACTACTTGTTGCGATTCTGTTGCTGAGACTACTGCCCTGGTGGATTCTCCAGGGCGACTAGGAGAGGCTATCACAAAAGAGGAGCATGATTCTGCTGCTGATCAGAAGATGGAGGATCACATTGCTACTTGTTCACCAAGTAATGACTGCCCGGGCAATGGCAGTACTCGTTCTGCTGACCCTAGTAAAGCATCTGGTCTCCATAATTCAAGAGGGACAAAAGCTAATAAGAAAAAGATGAAG GTAGACTGGACACCTGAACTACACAAGAAATTTGTTAAAGCAGTAGAGCAACTCGGTATAGATCAAGCCATTCCTTCTCGAATACTAGAGCTGATGAAAGTAGAAGGTTTGACGAGACATAATGTAGCTAGCCATCTCCAG AAATTTAGGATGCAACGGAGGCAAATTTTGCCAAAGGAAGATGAGAAAAGATGGCCTCGTCCTCAACCTAGAGATTCAGTACAGAGGAGCTACTATCCACATAAACCTATCATGGCCTTCCCAACATATCAATCAAATCATGCACCCGCCACTGGTCAATTCTATCCCCCCTGGGTAGCACCAGGTAGCTACCCAAATGGTGCACATATGTGGGGTTCGCCTTACTATCCTGGATGGCAACCGTCCCAGACTTGGCACTGGAAGCCTCATCCAGGG CTATATGCTGATGTATGGGGTTGCCCTGTTACGCCTCCATCTTTCGGATCATGTCCattgtattttcag AATGCAACTGGATTACACAGGGTTGAGGGAATACAGAATAGATATAGCACACTAGGGAAATCAGTTGATCTTCACCCG GCAGAGGAAGTGATTGATAAGGTAGTGAAGGAGGCAATAAACAAGCCATGGTTGCCTCTGCCCATAGGCCTAAAACCTCCTTCCACGGAGAGTGTTCTCGACGCGCTCTCCAAACAAGGCATCTCCACTGTCCCTCCACGCATCAACGGTTCTCTCCGCCCCCGCTGA
- the LOC107768671 gene encoding ribose-phosphate pyrophosphokinase 1-like, with translation MASLTLPSSYSTSLSSSSTCLFSSSCSSLRLRHTAFVTKRTRLPSYVVNCEINKPVDEKPIIPIINDETLSAFLQAKRLQNAVKSNSTKLKIFSGTANPSLSQETACNMGLELGKINIKRFADGEIYVQLQESVRGCDVFLIQPTCPPANENLMELLVMVDACRRASAKRITAVIPYFGYARADRKTQGRQSIAAKLVANMITKAGADRVLACDIHSGQSMGYFDIPVDHVYCQPVILDYLASKKICSNDLVVVSPDVGGVARARAFAKKLSDAPLAIIDKRRQGHNLAEVMNLIGDVKGKVAVMLDDMIDTAGTIAKGAALLHDVGAREVYACCSHAVFSPPALERLSSGLFQEVITTNTIPVMDKNYFPQLTVLSVANLLGETIWRVHDDSSVSSIFQ, from the exons ATGGCTTCTTTAACTTTGCCATCGTCTTATTCAACTTCCCTCTCTTCTTCCTCTACTtgtctcttctcttcttcttgcTCCTCTCTCAGACTCAGACACACAGCCTTCGTTACCAAACGAACCCGGCTTCCCAGCTACGTAGTA AATTGTGAAATCAATAAGCCAGTGGATGAGAAGCCTATTATTCCAATTATTAATGACGAGACACTTTCAGCATTCTTGCAAGCGAAACGCTTACAGAATGCAGTTAAAAGTAACAGCACCAAGCTGAAGATATTTTCCGGAACTGCAAATCCTTCACTTTCTCAG GAAACTGCTTGCAACATGGGGCTTGAACTGGGAAAGATCAACATCAAGCGCTTTGCTGATGGTGAAATTTATGTCCAGTTGCAGGAGAGTGTTCGAGGCTGTGATGTTTTCTTGATTCAGCCCACTTGCCCTCCAGCCAATGAAAACCTCATGGAGCTTTTGGTGATGGTAGATGCATGCCGAAGGGCTTCAGCCAAAAGAATCACCGCGGTGATTCCATATTTTGGATATGCCAGAGCCGATAGGAAG ACACAAGGTCGTCAATCCATTGCTGCCAAATTGGTTGCAAATATGATAACGAAAGCAGGTGCAGATCGTGTTCTTGCTTGTGATATTCACTCTGGGCAATCCATGGGCTATTTTGACATTCCAGTGGACCATGTGTACTGTCAG CCTGTTATCCTTGATTACCTTGCTAGCAAGAAGATTTGTTCCAATGATCTGGTGGTGGTCTCTCCTGATGTTGGAGGAGTTGCTAGAGCACGTGCTTTTGCAAAAAAGTTATCTGATGCACCTTTAGCCATTATCGACAAAAGACGCCAGGGCCACAATCTTGCTGAG GTTATGAACCTGATTGGTGATGTTAAAGGAAAAGTTGCAGTCATGTTGGATGACATGATTGACACAGCAG GGACTATTGCCAAAGGTGCAGCACTTCTGCACGATGTGGGAGCAAGGGAAGTTTATGCATGTTGTTCACATGCTGTTTTTAG CCCCCCAGCTCTTGAAAGGTTGTCAAGTGGCCTATTTCAAGAGGTTATCACTACAAACACAATTCCAGTGATGGATAAAAACTATTTCCCACAGCTGACTGTTCTTTCAGTTGCAAACCTTCTTGGTGAAACAATTTGGCGCGTGCATGATGATTCTTCTGTGAGTAGCATTTTCCAGTAG